A part of Candidatus Omnitrophota bacterium genomic DNA contains:
- a CDS encoding YbbR-like domain-containing protein — MSRLTSNLGLKFAALLLAVGMVWLKGQDRINRRTLTDVPVTVENLPHFYYLPDRWISPQARVTILGARNSLELIRPDLSSFRIDLSKFAPPEDGSPLNVILTNEMFRTNLEPRDRARISILEDSIAPSQATISVAYWDLAETQPNFETADSAKIAIPLLRVRKLLAVEAPRMGTPPEGYDLKSLVIDPDKIAFTGDRAALSRIQSVSTVSLNMSLISPNTPPIFLPLERMEKGIDIHPAQENIRGVTVTLKLEKKGK; from the coding sequence ATGAGCCGGTTGACATCGAACCTGGGTTTGAAGTTCGCCGCGTTGCTGTTGGCCGTGGGCATGGTCTGGTTGAAAGGACAGGATCGCATTAATCGCCGTACGTTGACGGATGTTCCCGTCACGGTGGAAAATTTGCCCCATTTCTATTATCTTCCCGATCGCTGGATATCTCCGCAGGCGCGCGTTACGATTCTGGGCGCAAGAAATTCCCTGGAACTGATTCGTCCCGATCTTTCCAGTTTCCGCATCGATCTCTCCAAGTTCGCGCCGCCGGAGGACGGCTCTCCGTTGAACGTGATTTTGACGAACGAGATGTTCCGTACGAACCTGGAGCCGCGTGACCGGGCGCGGATTTCCATCTTGGAAGACAGCATCGCTCCAAGCCAGGCGACGATAAGCGTCGCCTATTGGGATTTGGCGGAAACCCAACCGAATTTCGAAACCGCCGATTCCGCCAAAATCGCGATCCCGCTCTTGCGCGTTCGAAAACTGCTGGCCGTGGAAGCGCCGCGCATGGGAACGCCTCCCGAAGGCTACGATTTGAAGAGCCTTGTCATCGATCCCGATAAAATCGCCTTCACCGGCGACCGGGCGGCCTTGAGCCGCATCCAATCCGTATCGACCGTGAGTTTGAACATGAGTTTGATTTCCCCCAATACGCCCCCCATCTTTTTGCCATTGGAACGGATGGAAAAAGGGATTGACATCCATCCGGCGCAGGAGAACATACGGGGAGTTACCGTTACGTTGAAATTGGAAAAAAAGGGAAAATGA
- the cdaA gene encoding diadenylate cyclase CdaA — protein MWIKVFGQEAPYAITEIVILWAMVYLLLKSVRGTRAMHVVQFMVLLLLLSYLCRTMNLATIYWVLTSAQLPCFIGLVILYAPELRRAVTEMTRTSFFQRSRNQDDPICAEAAQAAQVLSKRHIGALIVFERYSSLQGFIDTGIRMDSYVSSELLVTIFSPLTPLHDGAVILRNGRVAAAACLLPLSEREQIDSSWGMRHRAALGLAEETDAVVVIVSEETGGVSLAINGRITRQIDVERFPSILTNVLKKRGSS, from the coding sequence ATGTGGATAAAAGTATTCGGACAGGAAGCGCCCTACGCTATAACGGAAATCGTCATTCTTTGGGCGATGGTATACTTGCTGCTGAAATCCGTTCGCGGCACCCGGGCGATGCACGTCGTCCAGTTTATGGTTCTGCTGCTCCTTTTATCCTATTTGTGCCGCACTATGAACCTGGCTACTATCTATTGGGTTTTAACTTCCGCGCAATTGCCTTGTTTCATTGGACTGGTAATTCTTTACGCCCCCGAGCTGAGGCGGGCAGTGACGGAAATGACGCGCACGAGTTTCTTTCAGCGATCCCGCAACCAGGATGATCCGATTTGCGCCGAAGCCGCCCAGGCGGCGCAAGTTCTCTCCAAACGGCATATCGGAGCCTTGATCGTTTTCGAGCGCTATTCCAGCCTGCAAGGCTTCATCGATACTGGCATCCGAATGGATAGCTACGTCTCCTCCGAATTGTTAGTAACGATTTTTTCACCTTTGACTCCGCTGCATGACGGCGCCGTCATTCTGCGAAATGGACGAGTCGCCGCCGCCGCTTGTCTTCTGCCCTTGAGCGAGCGGGAACAGATCGATTCCAGCTGGGGAATGCGCCATCGGGCGGCCTTGGGTCTGGCCGAGGAAACGGACGCCGTCGTCGTCATCGTCTCGGAAGAGACCGGCGGCGTATCGCTGGCGATCAACGGACGAATTACGCGCCAAATCGACGTGGAGCGCTTCCCATCGATTTTAACCAATGTGCTTAAGAAAAGAGGCAGTTCATGA
- the folP gene encoding dihydropteroate synthase has product MGILNVTPDSFSDGGRYFEAKRAIERAYQLAEEGADIIDVGGESSRPGAEAVSEEEELRRVFPVIREAAGKGGLCVSIDTVKYAVAAKAVEAGAAIVNDISGLQNESRLADLAAESGAGLILMHMRGNPRTMQSLTEYCDLAGEIRSFFERQVQEAQKAGVESGQIVLDPGIGFGKTAQQNLSILSRLERIRLTGYPLLIGVSRKSFIGITTGKETEDRLMGTIGAAVAGIMNGADIVRVHDAAAMRDAAAMADAIRRESLTNGESQ; this is encoded by the coding sequence ATGGGCATATTAAATGTTACGCCCGACTCGTTCAGCGACGGCGGACGCTATTTCGAAGCGAAGCGCGCCATCGAACGCGCTTACCAATTGGCGGAAGAAGGGGCGGACATTATCGATGTCGGGGGCGAATCGTCGCGGCCTGGCGCGGAGGCTGTTTCCGAGGAAGAAGAGCTTCGGCGCGTCTTTCCCGTCATCCGGGAAGCGGCGGGAAAGGGCGGCCTTTGCGTCTCCATCGATACGGTCAAATACGCCGTGGCGGCAAAGGCTGTAGAGGCGGGCGCGGCGATCGTCAACGATATATCCGGCTTGCAAAACGAATCTCGGCTGGCGGATTTAGCGGCGGAGTCTGGGGCCGGATTAATTTTAATGCACATGCGCGGTAACCCGCGCACGATGCAATCGTTAACAGAATACTGCGATCTCGCGGGAGAAATTCGCTCGTTCTTCGAAAGACAGGTCCAAGAAGCGCAAAAAGCCGGAGTGGAGAGCGGCCAAATCGTTCTCGATCCCGGCATCGGATTCGGGAAGACAGCCCAGCAAAACCTTTCGATCCTTAGCCGATTGGAACGCATTCGGTTGACGGGATACCCATTGTTGATCGGCGTATCCCGCAAATCTTTTATTGGAATCACGACGGGAAAAGAGACGGAAGATCGCCTCATGGGAACGATCGGCGCCGCCGTAGCGGGCATCATGAACGGCGCCGATATCGTACGGGTGCACGATGCGGCCGCCATGCGGGACGCGGCGGCGATGGCGGACGCCATTCGGCGGGAATCGTTAACGAACGGCGAATCGCAATAA
- the ftsH gene encoding ATP-dependent zinc metalloprotease FtsH: MFNRTIIFYSLLLLIIILVVFNIQTERPRQLDLKVFMDILDEGVKYQLLDVDFYPTKITGFMVENGKPIQDKVPFEVQLASPELGVKVWEKIDNYAKAHKEFSYRSKTDSNWIFTIFTSLLPILLLIGVWFFILRQMQIGGSKAMSFGKSRARLNSENQSKITFNDVAGCDEAKEELEEVVEFLKDPHKFQKLGGRIPRGVLLHGPPGTGKTLLARAVAGEANVPFFSISGSDFVEMFVGVGASRVRDLFEQGKKHSPCIIFMDEIDAVGRQRFAGVGGGHDEREQTLNQLLVEMDGFNTNEDVILIAATNRPDVLDPALLRPGRFDRQVIIDLPDLNGREGILKVHTRNIVLAKDTDMHVLARRTPGFSGADIYNCVNEAALLAARKNRDCVQMEDFEEAIERVTAGPERKSRAITDKEKKIVAYHEGGHALVGLDMDEIDPVHKVSILPRGRALGYTMHLPIEDRYLTTRNELMARMVTLLGGRVAEDIVFGDVTTGAQNDLERVTDIAHKMVCQFGMSDKLGPLTFGLNENQIFLGRDFYKDREYSEEIAFEIDKEVRQIVDECYHRAKRVLDENRDMLDALANALLEREVLSADEVKELRKNTIESRAKIPGVEKKPEAAPEEKKREVAIPDPPKILESLSPETA; encoded by the coding sequence TTGTTTAACCGAACCATTATTTTTTACAGCCTTCTTCTCCTCATCATCATCCTGGTGGTCTTCAATATCCAAACGGAACGGCCCCGGCAACTGGATTTGAAAGTATTTATGGATATTTTGGATGAAGGCGTCAAATACCAATTGCTGGATGTGGATTTTTATCCTACGAAAATCACCGGCTTCATGGTCGAGAATGGAAAACCGATTCAAGATAAAGTTCCCTTCGAAGTCCAACTCGCCTCGCCCGAACTGGGCGTGAAGGTGTGGGAGAAAATCGACAATTACGCCAAAGCGCATAAAGAATTCTCTTACCGCAGCAAAACGGACAGCAATTGGATTTTTACGATTTTCACCAGCCTATTGCCGATTCTTCTGTTGATCGGCGTGTGGTTCTTCATCTTGCGGCAAATGCAAATCGGCGGCAGCAAGGCCATGTCGTTCGGCAAAAGCCGGGCGCGGCTGAACAGCGAAAATCAATCGAAAATCACCTTCAACGACGTGGCCGGATGCGATGAAGCCAAGGAAGAGTTAGAGGAAGTCGTCGAATTTTTAAAAGATCCTCATAAGTTCCAAAAATTAGGCGGCCGGATTCCACGCGGCGTTCTATTACATGGCCCGCCGGGAACGGGAAAGACCTTATTGGCGCGCGCCGTCGCCGGGGAAGCGAATGTTCCCTTCTTCAGCATCAGCGGCTCCGATTTCGTGGAAATGTTCGTCGGCGTGGGCGCTTCGCGGGTGCGCGATCTGTTCGAACAGGGGAAAAAACATTCGCCGTGCATCATCTTCATGGACGAAATCGACGCCGTGGGGCGCCAGCGCTTCGCGGGCGTAGGCGGCGGTCATGACGAACGGGAACAGACGCTGAACCAGCTGCTCGTCGAGATGGACGGCTTCAATACCAACGAGGACGTGATCCTGATTGCGGCCACCAACCGTCCCGACGTTCTCGATCCCGCCTTGCTGCGCCCTGGACGCTTCGACCGGCAAGTCATCATCGACCTGCCGGACCTGAACGGACGTGAAGGGATTTTAAAAGTTCATACCCGCAATATCGTGTTAGCCAAGGACACGGATATGCACGTGCTGGCGCGGCGGACGCCGGGATTTTCCGGCGCAGATATCTACAATTGCGTCAACGAAGCCGCTCTGCTGGCGGCGCGGAAAAACCGTGATTGCGTACAAATGGAGGACTTCGAAGAAGCCATCGAACGCGTTACCGCCGGTCCCGAACGCAAAAGCCGCGCGATTACGGACAAAGAGAAAAAGATCGTCGCCTATCACGAAGGAGGACACGCTCTCGTGGGTCTCGACATGGACGAAATCGATCCCGTGCACAAAGTATCGATTCTGCCGCGAGGCCGGGCGCTAGGCTACACCATGCACCTTCCTATTGAGGACCGCTATCTCACCACCCGCAATGAATTAATGGCGCGGATGGTAACCTTGCTGGGCGGCCGCGTGGCGGAAGACATCGTCTTCGGCGACGTCACCACCGGAGCGCAGAACGATCTGGAGCGCGTTACCGACATCGCCCATAAAATGGTCTGCCAATTCGGCATGAGCGACAAACTGGGTCCGCTGACCTTCGGATTGAACGAAAATCAGATTTTCTTGGGGAGAGATTTTTATAAAGACCGGGAATACAGCGAAGAGATCGCCTTCGAGATCGACAAAGAAGTACGGCAGATCGTCGACGAATGCTACCACCGCGCCAAGCGGGTTCTGGATGAAAACCGCGACATGCTGGACGCTTTAGCCAACGCCTTGCTGGAACGAGAAGTACTCAGCGCGGACGAAGTGAAAGAACTCCGGAAAAATACAATTGAATCTCGCGCGAAAATCCCCGGCGTGGAGAAAAAACCGGAGGCGGCGCCGGAGGAGAAGAAGAGAGAAGTCGCGATTCCCGATCCGCCGAAAATACTGGAATCCCTCTCTCCTGAAACGGCTTAG
- a CDS encoding DUF2723 domain-containing protein, whose protein sequence is MKRAESFSHSLFSPGTAFLLSWTLSICAMPQDLTWGDAPELAASAWTLGVPHPTGYSFYMLAVHLCQWLPCGTVIFRAHLFSAFCSALACGVLFVALRRLLEDAGDIESLAPPSAMLAIMAYRLTPAVWEQSLTAEVYALFALEFVLILYILPWIIRRPRITLAPLAFLIGLLLVHHRLSIFSILLVLILFWIRVSPVLTRWLRLPDCDVKISGIDFLFAGLCAIPPLLLLLYFPFRAWKNPPIDWFDPETFSRWLQLVNGGQFNDILQRGIAAFISRFHPAYAAAFFFLPLFCYGFAAILAVWGWIVLFRQRIWLGLLTLALFAVYQGFFLVYITGDRQVFLLPALLTLTMPLAFGAADIFSRLRRSNLSFSSWIGASLVLVLAAISPLFLAYDDRKPFFPVSVESIANRFAAAGDRSASSYADGVWRFAPPGRPILTGLFEPSADNEYFPLLYQQIVECRGVSTPLIGAGFLFYDWYRDQLNSRLSQPLEMRGDRLMLTREDWLEDVWLTIVEPGLQDGSIAVTTQHIPPSWFERARIREAARITVDRRAISLSYQSYIPSGFVYILSAKNKDNR, encoded by the coding sequence ATGAAGCGCGCCGAATCCTTTTCCCATAGCCTTTTCAGCCCCGGAACGGCGTTTTTATTGTCGTGGACGCTCTCCATCTGCGCGATGCCTCAAGACCTGACGTGGGGCGATGCGCCCGAACTGGCGGCCAGCGCCTGGACGTTGGGCGTTCCCCATCCGACAGGATACTCGTTTTACATGCTGGCCGTCCATCTTTGCCAATGGCTTCCCTGCGGAACCGTCATTTTCCGCGCGCATCTGTTTTCGGCGTTCTGTTCGGCTCTGGCCTGCGGCGTCTTGTTCGTAGCGCTGCGCCGGCTTCTTGAAGACGCTGGCGATATAGAATCTCTGGCGCCGCCGTCCGCGATGCTGGCTATCATGGCTTATCGCTTGACGCCGGCCGTCTGGGAGCAATCTCTCACCGCTGAGGTCTACGCCCTCTTCGCCTTGGAATTCGTTTTGATCCTTTATATTCTTCCTTGGATCATCCGCCGCCCGCGCATTACTTTGGCGCCGTTGGCGTTTCTAATCGGCTTGCTTTTAGTTCATCACCGGCTATCGATTTTTTCGATTCTTCTTGTTCTGATTTTGTTTTGGATTCGCGTCTCGCCGGTTCTTACGCGGTGGCTGCGCCTTCCAGATTGCGACGTCAAGATTTCGGGAATAGATTTTCTTTTCGCCGGTCTCTGCGCTATTCCTCCACTGCTTTTGTTGTTATATTTTCCCTTTCGTGCATGGAAAAATCCGCCCATCGACTGGTTCGATCCCGAAACCTTTTCACGTTGGCTGCAACTTGTCAATGGCGGCCAGTTTAACGATATTCTCCAGCGCGGAATCGCCGCCTTCATCAGCCGATTCCATCCGGCGTACGCAGCCGCTTTCTTTTTCTTGCCGCTTTTTTGTTATGGCTTCGCAGCGATTTTGGCCGTATGGGGTTGGATAGTTCTTTTCCGTCAAAGGATTTGGCTAGGATTGTTAACGTTAGCGCTCTTCGCCGTCTATCAGGGCTTTTTTCTTGTCTACATCACCGGAGACCGGCAGGTTTTTCTGCTCCCGGCGTTATTGACGCTTACGATGCCCTTGGCTTTCGGCGCAGCGGATATCTTTTCCCGCCTGCGCCGTTCGAATTTATCGTTCTCCTCTTGGATCGGCGCATCGTTGGTTCTGGTATTGGCGGCGATTTCTCCTCTATTTCTCGCTTACGACGACCGCAAACCGTTCTTTCCCGTTTCTGTGGAATCGATAGCGAATCGCTTTGCCGCCGCAGGAGACCGATCCGCTTCCAGCTACGCCGACGGCGTTTGGCGCTTTGCGCCGCCTGGCCGTCCCATCCTCACCGGGCTTTTCGAACCCAGCGCCGATAACGAATATTTTCCCTTGCTCTATCAGCAAATCGTGGAATGCCGGGGCGTTTCCACTCCCCTGATTGGAGCGGGATTTCTCTTTTACGATTGGTATCGCGACCAGCTCAATTCCCGTCTATCCCAACCTCTAGAAATGCGCGGCGACCGGCTGATGCTTACCCGCGAGGATTGGCTTGAAGACGTTTGGTTGACTATCGTCGAACCCGGTCTGCAGGACGGATC